The region TTTCAGCTCGAAAAAATACGCCAATGACCTAAGCATAAAAGCCATTTTAGAACTTAGTAAAAAAGACTTCTTTAAAGATCTTAGCTTTAAAATCATAGGCGATGGAGAATTATTTGATGAACTTGTAAAACCTTTAAAAGAATTTAAAAATATCAGTATAGAAAAAAGATTTTTAAGACAAAATGAAATTTCAAAACTCCATAAAGAATATGGCATATTTTTAAATCCAACAAGGTTGGACTCTCAAGGTGTTTCAAGAGATGAAGCTATGTCAAGTGGTCTTGTGCCAATTACTAATAAGCTTGCTGCGATTCCTGAGTTTGTTGATGAAAATTGCGGAATGCTTGTTGCGGCTGAGGATTACAAGGCTATGGCTGATGCTATCGAAGAGCTTTATTATAATGAAAACAAATTTTTAGAACTTTCTAAAAATGCAGCAAAAAGAGTAAGAAAACAAAGTAGTGAAGAACTTGTGATACAAAAAGAGTTGGAGCTTTTTAGATGAGTTGTATTTTGAAATTTGCTCTGCTTAATTCCTGCGTAAGCAGGCGGTTTCAAAATTTTAGAGATATTAAATTTAATATAAATTTATATCAAATAAAAAGTAAATATTTGATCAAATTAAGGCAAAATATACATATATATGATAATATAAATCAATATTTTACTAAAAAAATGAGTAAAAAGTTAAATAACTTTATATCAATTCTCATTATTTTGCCTTAAAAAGTTTTTTTATGTGGTTTATTTTTAAGATTTTAAAGCCTTGTTTTTTGCGTTTTGGAGGTAAATTTTGGTGTTGTTTTTTGTGGTTTTTGCCTTTTATAAGTGCAAAAATTTTCAGCTCGAAAAAATACGCCAATGACCTAAGCATAAAAGCCATTTTAGAACTTAGTAAAAAAGACTTCTTTAAAGATCTTAGCTTTAAAATCATAGGCGATGGAGAATTATTTGATGAACTTGTAAAACCTTTAAAAGAATTTAAAAATATCAGTATAGAAAAAAGATTTTTAAGACAAAATGAAATTTCAAAACTCCATAAAGAATATGGCATATTTTTAAATCCAACAAGGTGGGACTCTCAAGGTGTTTCAAGAGATGAAGCTATGTCAAGTGGTCTTGTGCCAATTACTAATAAGCTTGCTGCGATTTTTATAGCAAAGAATGAAATTTATAGGAAGGTAGCTTGATGAAAAAAGTTTTGATTTTTGGCTCTTGTGTGAGTAGGGATATTTTGGATTATGATAGGAGGGATTTATGACAAAAAACGATGTTTTTTATAATATCTTAAAAATTAGAAATAAACTTAAAGAGAAAAAGATTAAGTATTATAAGGTTCATTTTGTTGATAGTGGTTTTGGAGATCTTATCACTTGTGCCTCCATAGCGTCTTTTTATAGTGATTTATTAGGACTTAAATTTAGGGGTATAGCTAATGAGGAATTGAAATTTATTGCTTTTTATTCATATTTTTATGAAAAATTCTTAAATGATTTGTCTATTTTCCCCAATGAAGAAAAAATCAGCTATATTAAGATAAATAACCCCTTGCTTGATACGCAAATTATTCTTGATGAGCTTGAACATATAGATGATGAAAGCGTTATTTGCATAGCACCACAGCATCTTTTTCACACCGATGATTATGGTTTTATTGCTTATGAAATGGGACTTAATTTATATAAAAATCAATTTATTGATTTTTTTCATGAAAAATTAGAGCATTTTGGATTTTATAAACAAAGCTTTTATGATATGAAGCATATCAATATTACACTTCACTTAAGACTTGGCGATTGTGCTGCTTTACCTTTAAATAATCAAGGGGATATCATAGTTTGTGATTGGTTTGGTAGAGCAGTAAATACCCATAGCTGGTATAATCTTAAAACAAAAAAAGGAAATGAATATGTCTTGGAAAAATATACTCAGCTTGAACGCATTATCAATTTTACTAAAGAGATCAAAAAGAAAATTCCAAATGCTAGGGTTAATTTAATAACAAATGGATATGATATTTGCTTTCAAGAAATTTATAAGCAACGTTTTCAAGATAATCTTAAAAACTTGAACAAAACCCTTGATATCAATGTTGTTAAAGAATACATTGATAAACAAATGCAAATTTTAAATGAAGATCAAATTTTAGATAAAAAGATCGTAGGGGAAAATTATGAAAAATTTTTAGCCAGCATCCAGTGTATTTTAGGCTCAAATATCATTGTATCAAATCACAGATCCT is a window of Campylobacter sp. MIT 99-7217 DNA encoding:
- a CDS encoding glycosyltransferase; translated protein: MWFIFKILKPCFLRFGGKFWCCFLWFLPFISAKIFSSKKYANDLSIKAILELSKKDFFKDLSFKIIGDGELFDELVKPLKEFKNISIEKRFLRQNEISKLHKEYGIFLNPTRWDSQGVSRDEAMSSGLVPITNKLAAIFIAKNEIYRKVA
- a CDS encoding glycosyltransferase; this encodes FSSKKYANDLSIKAILELSKKDFFKDLSFKIIGDGELFDELVKPLKEFKNISIEKRFLRQNEISKLHKEYGIFLNPTRLDSQGVSRDEAMSSGLVPITNKLAAIPEFVDENCGMLVAAEDYKAMADAIEELYYNENKFLELSKNAAKRVRKQSSEELVIQKELELFR